The Carassius gibelio isolate Cgi1373 ecotype wild population from Czech Republic chromosome B5, carGib1.2-hapl.c, whole genome shotgun sequence genome segment GTTTCCGTCTCTTCTCTCAGTAAATGGCTGTGAGTTTCTGTACCAGATGAATGTTGCTCTGTCAGTCAGAGCGCAGCTGCTTTTACATGTCAGATTGATATTTTGACCCTCTTTCACGCTCTCAGGAGCCTCCACCTGAagatctgaacacaacacacacattatatctaGTGCTGCTGTCATACACTGATTATTATTCAACATAATGCACAGAAGAAGAGCTCAGCCTCATGAAAGTCACCTGTGACAGTAAGAGTCACTCCTGGAGTGCCAATCCATTTAtcattaacagtgatgaatctgAAACAGTACTTGTGTTGgtccttctgtgtcacatgactcAGTCTGATGGTGCAGTTCTGCTGTTTGTCTCCCAAATACTGAAGCCTCTGACTGTATTCAGGGTCCTTAGACAGATCTGGAGGCTCTTTACCCTGCTCAGGGTTTCTGGTCCAGAACACTTTCTCAATCTTATATCCAGTAGGGTATGTATAAGAGCAGCTCATTATCACTGAGGAGTGCTTTAGTGCACAGATGTGTGAAGGACTGTAACTCACACCCCAATCAGCACTAGAAACCCCTGAAACACAGAATTCATCAAGAGGAAAATTATGTTTTATCAGTTAAACTGGACTGTAACATGATAATACTCTTTACTAAAAAAAGTACAGGGAATATTATAAGCCCCGATTCAAAAAGAAGTGCCTTAATGTGAATGTAACAGAGACTCACCGTGAATCATGAGCAGAGAGATCAGAGGAAGACGAGGAGCATTTCTGACCGACATCAGCGTCAAATATATCTATAATACAGCATTCATCATACACTCATGAACAGTGCATGTACATCTCCCTATTCTTAACATTTCTCACGTTAAGACTCGTATGTTATATGAGCAATAATCATCAGTTTTCATTggcgtatgagtgtgtgtgtgtcttaccgtgtTGAAGCTCATCAGATCAGCAGCAGACAAATGATTGACTGTTTTAACACTTGCACTTTAGCTTTACTGGCCGATTAATGCTTTGTGGTTAACACTATTTTAATGCACAGAGGCCCCTCCATCAACAGGGAAATAACATCACTGAACTCAAACTAACTTAAAAATAGCAAGAAAATAGCAATTGAAGTTCATTTGAGCATGTTTTCAAAAGCTATTTAGAGAAAAAAGGACTTTGTAACCAGACTTTACTTGTAATATAAGCTAGTGTTTTTGTCCATTCAGTTTATATTCTCTGAAAACCAGATGCCAATTAAAtcacattcaatatataaagcctatttaagttgttcagatgaacaaagcacaaggttttcttgcataattatcattttaactgtttgttcagacagttcatatattagCCCAGGGACGTAGCCATCtattcagaagtgagggggacagaaattacacaaacacacacagatatatatatatatataaaatattacgaAATGACATTTCTGCAATGTATAAAGCCTactagtcaacagtttttgaacggTAAGATTTTGAAgtatttatactatttaaaataactgttttccatttgaatatattttaaaagtaatgtattcctgtgatcaaaggtgaattttcagcatcattcctccagtcttcagtgtcacatccttcagaaatcattcttaatatatatatatatatatatatatatatatatatatatatataaattaatacttttatttagcaaggattctttaaattgatcaaaagtgatgataaagaaatattttataaaatgatgtctatttcagataaatgctgttcttctgaacggtctattcatcaaagaaacctgaaaaaaaaatattcaagttGCTTTATTTTCTACTAACCACCAGATGGCGCTGTCTGACAATCTCAAAGCTTTGAATCTTTCCCGGAAGAATCAGGCTTCATcacgaggcattttactgtaaaaatcttCTCGGTTaggtatgtaaccatggttccctgaatagggaacgagatgctgcggtgacgtcaccacgtatgggaacaccttcggtgtgacgaatgtctgaagccctataccatcccgccaatcctattggccaaatggcgcatggcaccaccctacgcatgcgcacgcatgatatacctgggtgcagcgcgccatttcgctcagatttcatgactgaagatgaagaacattatcaaggtacggaacggccagaaccgcagcatctcgttccctattcagggaaccatggttacatacgtaactgagatgttccctttcataggtcacttcgatgctgcggtgacgtcaccacgtatgggaacgatgtACCAAAACGcgtgacgtacctgataactgagatccgaggaagcatctgctcaagcggagagaacccgggagccaggagccatcctcacatccagactgtaggacttgataaaagtgctcggtgaggaccatcctgccgcagcacagatatcatccatagaagatccactgagaaaagcttgagaagaagccacagctcgagtggaatgagctttaactTCCAAGGgtgaagcgagtccgcgcgcctcataggccaaagaaattgcctccaccaaccaatgggacatgcgctgcttcgtaaccgcatggcccttacttttatgtccaaaacggacaaacagctggtcagattcacgccaaggggctgtacgatccacataagtctttaaagctctcacagggcaaagacttagatctcctgacccagcctcagcaggtgaaaaagcttccaggaccacatgctgaaagcgaaaggggttagatgcgaccttaggaacatagttaggcctgggctgcagcagcaccttcacagagcccggtgcaaattccatgcatgagggtgaaacagaaagagcctgtaaatccctaactctcttgagggaggataaagccatgagaagaagtgtcttcagtgtcaggaatttatccgatacagtctccaagggctcaaacggatgccctgataaacctagcaccacaatggataaatcccatgaaggaactcgcacagggcggaaaggcctcagccgtcgcgcaccctgtatgaaacgagaaactagtggatgacgccccacagaggcactgcctatgtattcgtggtaagctgaaatggctgccacgtaaacctttaaagtggctggtgtaacgccatccgaaaaacgctcctggaggaactccagcactgaagccactgggcagtaaactggatccacattatgattgccacaccaggctgtaaacagtttccacttgaaagcatataagcgtctcatagaagctgctctagaattcaatatagtctcagtggtttcaacagaaagaccgggacatactaatgcactccgctcagtggccacgcccacagtttccacagatctggcctcgggtgccaaatcagcccctgtgcttgtgataacaaatcctgtctgaggggaatctcccacggagagcccgctagcagactgatcagatccgcaaaccacgactgcgtgtgccatcgcggagccaccagcagcacctgttccactctgtcccgccgtattctgcataatactgctgggatcaaacgaatcggaggaaaagcatccagactggtcctgggccagctgtgagctaacgcatccacgcccaggggcgatggggagcgtagggagaaccatagtgggcaatgcgtagtcatgttcgacgcgaataatttttttttagatttttttgctaaGTGCCTGTTGGTGTTGGCTGGtgcctgttggtgtcgctgttggacagtgttttctctacttcctgttggccttctgtagctaatcatagctccatgtagctgtttttattttatattttttctctataatctttcttactatcactgtctgtttgtttgttttttaaattgtaaaatataacttaattcacaccatatttctgatattacgattcaatcttatcagattaactttgatcgttcactcttccgtgactgcagcacacctgcaaagcgttagcactcgttagcttgtcattagcgttttcttttctcctctcctctcctctctcacgctgcagttttccacaagttcatcaaacaaccgcagtaagaatatttcatcaagcacggtgagtaatggcttctcctacaattgttatttgcacctcttgccacatgtacagtttatctatctctgtcgctgatgagggattcacatgtgataaatgcagggaaacagttaggctgacagagaagatttcagaattagagacacgcatccaaactttaattgaggacagtaagaatgttagggctctagatatggctttggatgcgtctagctcagggattcctgtacattgtccggttccagcagagcccctgcagcagggcaactgggtgacggtgatgcagcgtagtcgtgggtcaaaacaccgctcttctgttccgatcaaaacattaaacaggttctccccactcagtgatgcacccactgagaaacctgatgaaagtgctctagttattggtgattccattgtacggaacgtgaatatagagacaccagccaccatagtcaaatgtttaccgggagccagagcgcctgacatcttggcaaatttaaaagtgctggctaatgctaaacgtaaatacagtaagattgttattcatgccggcgctaatgatgttcgacttcgccagtcggagatcactaaaaataactttaaagaggtgtgtgaacttgcaagcatgatgtcagacactgtaatatgctctggtcccctccctgcttaccgtggtgacgagatgcatagcagattgtcatcactcaatggctggatgtctaagtggtgcccacagaataacataggtttcatagacaattggacgagcttttggggcagacctgacctgtttaaaagagatggtcttcatccctcctggggtggcgccactcttctgtctagaaatatggcaaatagtcttagtgtttatacttgactaactggggcccaggtcaggaagcagacagactggctaaaccgaccgtctgctagctgcctcccgtcacagaggtcagttaattctcagcacatagagactctttcacctagatatcacactatagagactgtgtctgttccccgaactagaaaatacaaaaaacgtccaaaccaagttaaggttaacaatttaattgaggttcaacaaataaaaaacaaatgcaatatggataaacaaatgataaagattggcttattgaatatcagatccatttctacgaaaacactttttgtaaataatatgataactgatcataatatagatgtgctctgcttgacagaaacctggctaaaacctgatgattacattattttaaatgagtccaccccccaagattattgttataaacacgagccgcgtctaaaaggcaaagggggaggagttgcttcaatttataataacgttttcaggatttctcagagggcaggcttcaagtataactcgtttgaagtaatggtgcttcatataacattatccagagaaaccaatgttaatgataaatcccctgttatgtttgtactggctactgtatacaggccaccagggcaccatacagactttattaaagagtttgctgattttacatcagagttagttctggctgcagataaagtcttaatagttggtgattttaatatccatgtcgataatgaaaaagatgcattgggatcagcatttatagacattctgaactctatcggtgttagacaacacgtttcaggacctactcattgtcgaaatcatactctagatttaatactgtcacatggaattgatgttgatagtgttgaaattattcagccaagtgatgatatctcagatcattatttagttctgtgtaaacttcatatagccaaaattgtaaattctacttcttgttacaagtatcgaagaaccatcacttctaccacaaaagactgctttttaagttatcttcctgatgtatccgaattccttagcatatccaaaacctcagaacaacttgatgatgtaacagaaactatggactctctcttttctagcactttaaatacagttgctcctttacgcttaagaaaggttaaggaaaacagtttgacaccatggtataatgagcatactcgcaccctaaagagagcagcccgaaaaatggagcgcagctggaggaaaacaaaactagaggtatttcgtattgcttggcgggaaagtagcatatcctacagaaaagcatttcacgagttcacatctacgtatattaattcagtaaggttatgcgtatttggcgtgctgtccgggtggagggctccgagctcgggatgaggcccgaacccagagtactccccccggttgtggtaagagtagatggatctatggTGAGgagaatggggtggaggagggatgctgaaaactgtcaatgaacagaggtaggttctgctgtCATTTATACCTTATCATgggttgattactgattggtctccacttgtgttaatcaggttaatgaactgcgactgttcctcccgaactttgttataaaactacatttcacgagttcacatctacgtatattaattcagtaaggttatgcgtatttggcgtgctgtccgggtggagggctccgagctcgggatgaggcccgaacccagagtactccccatAAAACAAGAGAGGAAAGGACAGCCGCCGGACTACTAACCCCCCAAACGCAGAGATTTGGCgggctgactttttttttttttttttttttttttttgtgcctctGGCAGAAGCGGAGGAGCAGGCAGGTCTTATTGGTTGATGGATGAGGAAGAGGCGGTTACGATGTCGGTAAGACAGGTTCTACCGTCTGCCTGTGAAATGTATTGATTTGGGAGACGGACTATGTCCCTGCGTCCGCTGGAAGACTGGTTTGCTGGACGAAGAACAggaagagatggatgcatactgcgtccgctgagagactagtgctcgctggacaacTGAGGAAAAATATGTTATTGAGTCCGCTGTGAGACTAGTGCTCGCGGACTGATAGAGGAGACAAATAGGTATtttctgcgtccgctgggaggctgaggctcgctggacagacagaggGAAAAACGAATagtaaaaatagatatttactgcgtccgctgagagactggtacTCGCTGGACTCACGGTGGAAACCGATAATATTTcttgcgtccgctgagagactggtacTCGCTGGACTCACGGTGGAAACCGATAATATTTattgcgtccgctgagagactggtactcgctggacggacagtggaaacgaataatatttactgcgtccgctgagagactggtgctcgctggacggacagtggaaacgaataatatttactgcgtccgctgagagactggtgctcgctggacggacagtggaaacgaataatatttactgcgtccgctgagagactggtgctcgctggacggacagtggaaacgaataatattttctgcgtccgctgagagactggtgctcgctggacggacagtggaaacgaataatatttactgcgtccgctgagagactggtgctcgctggacggacagtggaaacgaataaatattgactgcgtccgctgagagactggtgctcgctggacggacagtggaaacgaataatatttactgcgtccgctgagagactggtgctcgctggacggacagtggaaacgaataatatttactgcgtccgctgagagactggtgctcgctggacggacagtggaaacgaataatatttactgcgtccgctgagagactggtgctcgctggacggacagtggaaacgaataatatttactgcgtccgctgagagactggtgctcgctggacggacagtggaaacgaataatatttactgcgtccgctgagagactggtgctcgctggacggacagtggaaacgaataatatttactgcgtccgctgagagactggtgctcgctggacggacagtggaaacgaataatatttactgcgtccgctgagagactggtgctcgctggacggacagtggaaacggataaatatttactgcgtccgctgagagactggtgctcgctggacggacagtggaaacggataaatatttactgcgtccgctgagagactggtgctcgctggacggacagtggaaacgaataatatttactgcgtccgctgggaggctgaggctcgctggacagacagaggGAAAAACGAATagtaaaaatagatatttactgcgtccgctgagagactggtacTCGCTGGACTCACGGTGGAAACCGATAATATTTcttgcgtccgctgagagactggtacTCGCTGGACTCACGGTGGAAACCGATAATATTTattgcgtccgctgagagactggtactcgctggacggacagtggaaacgaataatatttactgcgtccgctgagagactggtgctcgctggacggacagtggaaacgaataatattttctgcgtccgctgagagactggtgctcgctggacggacagtggaaacgaataatatttactgcgtccgctgagagactggtgctcgctggacggacagtggaaacgaataatatttactgcgtccgctgagagactggtgctcgctggacggacagtggaaacgaataatattttctgcgtccgctgagagactggtgctcgctggacggacagtggaaacgaataatatttactgcgtccgctgagagactggtgctcgctggacggacagtggaaacgaataaatattgactgcgtccgctgagagactggtgctcgctggacggacagtggaaacgaataatatttactgcgtccgctgagagactggtgctcgctggacggacagtggaaacgaataatatttactgcgtccgctgagagactggtgctcgctggacggacagtggaaacgaataatatttactgggtccgctgagagactggtgctcgctggacggacagtggaaacgaataatatttactgcgtccgctgagagactggtgctcgctggacggacagtggaaacgaataatatttactgcgtccgctgagagactggtgctcgctggacggacagtggaaacgaataatatttactgcgtccgctgagagactggtgctcgctggacggacagtggaaacgaataatatttactgcgtccgctgagagactggtgctcgctggacggacagtggaaacggataaatatttactgcgtccgctgagagactggtgctcgctggacggacagtggaaacggataaatatttactgcgtccgctgagagactggtgctcgctggacggacagtggaaacgaataatatttactgcgtccgctgggagactggtgctcgctggacggacagtggaaacgaataatatttactgcgtccgctgagagactggtgctcgctggacggacagtggaaacgaataatgtttactgcgtccgctgagagactggtgctcgctggacgggcagtggaaacggatgaaaatttactgcgtccgctgagagactggtgctcgctggacggacagtggaaacggataaatatttactgcgtccgctgagagactggtgctcgctggacggacagtggaaacgaataatatttactgcgtccgctgagagactggtgctcgctggacgggcagtggaaacgaataatatttactgcgtccgctgagagactggtgctcgctggacggacagtggaaacgaataatattttctgcgtccgctgagagactggtgctcgctggacggacagtggaaacgaataatatttactgcgtccgctgagagactggtgctcgctggacggacagtggaaacgaataaatattgactgcgtccgctgagagactggtgctcgctggacggacagtggaaacgaataatattgactgcgtccgctgagagactggtgctcgctggacggacagtggaaacgaataatatttactgcgtccgctgagagactggtgctcgctggacggacagtggaaacggataaatatttactgcgtccgctgagagactggtgctcgctggacggacagtggaaacgaataatatttactgcgtccgctgagagactggtgctcgctggacggacagtggaaacgaataatatttactgcgtccgctgagagactggtgctcgctggacggacagtggaaacgaataatatttactgcgtccgctgagagactggtgctcgctggacggacagtggaaacgaataatatttactgcgtccgctgagagactggtgctcgctggacgggcagtggaaacgaataatatttactgcgtccgctgagagactggtgctcgctggacggacagtggaaacgaataatattttctgcgtccgctgagagactggtgctcgctggacggacagtggaaacgaataatatttactgcgtccgctgagagactggtgctcgctggacggacagtggaaacgaataaatattgactgcgtccgctgagagactggtgctcgctggacggacagtggaaacgaataatattgactgcgtccgctgagagactggtgctcgctggacggacagtggaaacgaataatatttactgcgtccgctgagagactggtgctcgctggacggacagtggaaacggataaatatttactgcgtccgctgagagactggtgctcgctggacggacagtggaaacgaataatatttactgcgtccgctgagagactggtgctcgctggacggacagtggaaacgaataatatttactgcgtccgctgagagactggtgctcgctggacggacagtggaaacgaataatatttactgcgtccgctgagagactggtgctcgctggacggacagtggaaacggataaatatttactgcgtccgctgagagactggtgctcgctggacggacagtggaaacggataaatatttactgcgtccgctgagagactggtgctcgctggacggacagtggaaacgaataatatttactgcgtccgctgggagactggtgctcgctggacggacagtggaaacgaataatatttactgcgtccgctgagagactggtgctcgctggacggacagtggaaacgaataatgtttactgcgtccgctgagagactggtgctcgctggacggacagtggaaacggataaatatttactgcgtccgctgagagactggtgctcgctggacggacagtggaaacgaataatatttactgcgtccgctgagagactggtgctcgctggacggacagtggaaacgaataatatttactgcgtccgctgagagactggtgctcgctggactggcagtggaaacggataagtGGATgattactgcgtccgctgggagactcgAGCTCGCTGGACATGCGGGTGAAGACAGAGCAGATTGaatacggtttttttttttttttttttttttttttttttttactcgatGAGGGTTTGGTGGGCTTTTTTGATGTGGAAACGGTTGGTTCTTATGTAGCTTTGGAAGGCATCTGAGGACCACCTTCCTAGAGCTTGGATCTGCTGCTGGGAGAGACCTTTTTGAGCTGCTGATGTTGCTGCCCCAATGCGGAAGGAGTGGCTTGAGAAGTTTTTTGCTGGGATTCCTGAGTGTTGGAGGACGgatttcagatgtttctgaaaccAGAAGCGGGTGACTGGTTTGTTGGATTCGTCTATGAATAGGGGATCGAGATGGCAGTTAGCTTGGGAAGTTCTCCACTGGAGGTATGCCAGAACGGATTGGAATGGTTGGATGGGTGATGagagtttgaaaatgtaaattaaatggcCTTTTTTGGTTTGGTCTGTCTtactttgtttgatcaaaaatgatATGGTTTCGTTATCTATGACTGATAAGTCTGAGATGGTGGGGTGGGTTTTGGGATCGAATTTGGAGGTGATGGCGAGTTCCGAGCATCTAAGGAAACCGAAAAAGGCTAAAATAAACATGGCATCTAATGTGCGGGCGATATGGAGAGACAGGTAGCCGGTGCGGAGGGTGTAAATGCATTGGGTGAGGATATCTGATGTTATGGGTTGTCTAGTGTCGGGACGGTTTGGCTGGGATCGTTGAATCCCTTTGATTAAGAGGGAGGTTTGTGAATTATTTATCTCGGGTGAGGGGGCGCCG includes the following:
- the LOC127958819 gene encoding B-cell receptor CD22-like, which produces MSVRNAPRLPLISLLMIHGVSSADWGVSYSPSHICALKHSSVIMSCSYTYPTGYKIEKVFWTRNPEQGKEPPDLSKDPEYSQRLQYLGDKQQNCTIRLSHVTQKDQHKYCFRFITVNDKWIGTPGVTLTVTDLQVEAPESVKEGQNINLTCKSSCALTDRATFIWYRNSQPFTERRDGNNQLLLQSVRREDAGRYSCALHGHTYISPAAQLTVTFHPGADRNVIVITATSGGLFIIIIIIIIIWFIMCVQL